Within the Hevea brasiliensis isolate MT/VB/25A 57/8 chromosome 2, ASM3005281v1, whole genome shotgun sequence genome, the region AAAAAAGATATGAACATGCATACCAGTAGTTCTATGAATCCAAACAAGACGCAAGTCTTGAATCTAGACAAGAATGTGTCTGAGATGAAGCCTCCAAACAGTGTTAATAAAAAGGAAGTTCCCATGAAGTTGGTAAGCGAGGTGGCAGATTTTGTTAAGCTGAAGTTCATATACCCATAGAAATAAGTCACAAGGCTTATAGCATTTGAGACAAATGCCATGTTCTCCAGCCCCTCCATAGCTTCACAAATTCACCAAAACCAACCTCAAGTTCATCAATGTATAATACatgcaaagaaattaaaaatgaaaagaaagaaaactTTCAGCCAATAAATACCATATACGAAAAGTGCAGCTCTATTTCCACCAAGCCTCTTTTCAAGCTTGGCTCTGCCTCCAGTTTTAACATCTCTGCAGATTCCCTGGCGATCAATCGAGCATATCAAacgtaaatttattattaattccaAGTGTTCATTCAACACTAGTGTTCGAAAAAAAAGAAAGCTTCTTTAGTCACTGAGAAAGGTGGTGGCTGGATTGATCGAGTCCTCTACTATCTAGGCAGCTAGAAAAATGACATGGGGATACGGCCACCACCTTTCTTACTAAGTGGTCGACACTAGAAATTCAGAAATAAGCTTACCATTTTTGTTGAGAGCTTGCTTTCGTTTTTGATCAGGAAAGGAAGAAGAGAACCTTGCAAGCTTATTTTCAGTCAACGATAGCTAGTGTATATTATGTGGTTATTAACAAGGAAATGTATGAATATATATAGAGACAAATAGTGATGAGAAGAACAGAAAGGAATCAAAAGGCATCTACTCATTTGAGGTCTTTTTGGGTGGCTTTTGTTTGTTATGAcacttctctttctctctctctctctctctctctctctctctctctctattgtaCTAGTCGACGACTTGCAAATTTTTTATGCCTATGTAAGGAATCAAAGCTGTATTATGTTAAATACAGTTTGGTTGGTTTGTTCATGGGGCCTTTCTAATTAACTCTTGTTAATTTCCAACTAAACACCCCCCTTACTTGTAAAGCGTATGGTTTGGAATTCTGAAATATGCATTTTGCACAAACAATTAAGGATCAATAGAAACCAACTACACCTCAATTTGCTCTAACTAAGTTGGACTTTACTGTGTAATTTAACTAGCAAATTAAAGGAGTGCTTAGTGACGTCCACGACATTCAAAAttctcttaataataataataataataataataataataataataataataataataataattattattattattattattattattattattattattatttgtgattgaatttcaagcttatttaaattttatttaacaaGATGAAGAATAAAATTATTGATTGATTAATTTTTGtggttttatttctttttttctacttaaaaataagAGATTTTTTTGTCAATTTTCACACATCGAGATTAgatcttctctttctttttttttaaataattttaagagtGCAATTCGATTCATCCTGAATCTGATGATCAATTGTTGTCGATCCCACTCTGATCCCAATTTATTTAGGGTAGGAACGAAAAGATTTTTTTCTCATCCCTAATCCCCGTAACCCACTCCGCACagaaacatattattattttttattaaaaaataatttatttttatatatttatatatttaaatattataattttagtaaaaaatataaatattttattaaaatatcatttaaaacttgtatttctaattatattttatttttaaataaataaatttatattatatactaataaaatgaaaaatagaaaaataaaaagaaaaatatatcgCGGGGAAACTCATCCTGTCATGCCCCAGTCTCGATAGGAAAGTCTCCGTTCTAACCCCAAACTTTTGTAGGACGTGTGAACGGAGAAAGCGATTCTTACCCCTGACTTGCCCCATTGCCATCCTATTCCCTCACATCAATTTAGTGTATATAGATAAATAATTCTCAAGTTTTCTCCATCAGAGTCAAATcctaattgataaaaaaaaaaaaaaattcctatcCTTACTAATCGGACCGACTCTGTTGAGTGCTACCCACTCATGTGCATTAATTGGAACATGCTTAGGAAGAGTAGATGAATGCTTTGCCACTTCTAAAAGTATTTGATTTTTTGCAGGAGTTCTGTCAtttttcagtttaattaataTTTTCCTTCTATAGTTTACTTCACATCTATTggtcctttttatttatttatttattcttgttGCTCCACATGGCCCCATGAATTAAATTAAGTTGAAATTATGAGGAGTAGGACTATACATTATTGACAATCGTAGATAGGTCTAAGGGCAGctgttaattattataaaatttatgtatatatataatattataattagaaattaattaagaAGAAATGATAAGGGCTATGAATATGATGATGCTTTAACGACCAACATCCATTTATAGGGGATGAATGATCCCTCTCTTCCTGTTCCTGTTGGTATGTTGACAAACAATTGGCATATTGGGACGGTTGATCAGAATGATTGAGAATGTGGTTCATGTATTACATTCAGCTTCTATTCAAGTTGTTCTATTCGTTTTAATCATGAATTAAATATGGCTAGAAAAAgggtaatttattatttttttatccgAATTTTTATTGATATTATAACGTTTAAAAAATTAAACGATTTAGTTTTTTACTTATATTCTTATCAAATTTAGAAGTCTTTCTATTTAATATTGTTATTAGTTTAAGTAAAAAGATAAATATATCCTTTATTCAATTAAGTTTTGACTGATATTATAACTTAAttctgtattttaaaaattaaatgatttaatctCTATATTTGATAACAGTTGAAATTATTagaatttgttttcttttttctttactaACTTTGTTcttattaaaactttttttaaatctttttataaaacaaaaagaattaattcattttataataattaattttaattaaaaaaatataagtgaaatattaaattatttaatttctaaaatataaacACTAAATTATAATATCGATCAAACTttaaaattcaaataataaattatttaactgtaaaaactaaataataaatttCCCTTAAAAAATGGTTGAATGTCTTTTTCAAGTTCaagatataaataataattatatataaactaATGTATTTTAATAATCTAGGTCACAGGAAAGAGACGCaacacaatttttaaaattttcaaatcacgGAATTCAACATTTGGGGCATTGAAAAGGGGCGTTAAACGTTAGCAAGAAAagtaggagaaaaaaaaaagagaaaacaaTGAACAAAAAAATAATCGTATAACTTAAATTATTTCAAATaagtttatatatatttttttataaaaatttcataattaattaataaaaatgataaaataaatacaatataatattttcaaaaaaaaaatacaaactcTTTCAGAATTTGTTACTTTTCTAGCCCATAAAAAATACCACTAAATATTAATGGAGgaataaactcaactcaactcaactcaactcaactaagcctttatcccaaaaatttggggtaggctatatggattcgctttctccattctaaactattttgggttaaatcctcagaaatttgtaatacttctatgtcatgttgtactactctcctccaagtcaatttaggtctacctctttttctctttctattctctaacctaatgtgctctacttgtctaactggagcctccgtatgtctacgcttcacatgaccaaaccacctcaatctcccttctctcaacttatcctcaattggtaccactcctacattttctctaatactctcattacggactttatctagtctagtatggccactcatccaccttaacattcttatctctgcaactcttatcttagacgcatacgactccttcaatgcccaacattcactaccatataacatagccggtcgtatggctgtacggtaaaattttccttttaacttattgggaatcttgcgatcacataaaactcccgtggcacgtctccacttcaaccatccggctttaatcctatgactaacatcctcctcacatcccccatctacttgaaggactgagccgagatatttaaagtaattactttgggacagtaccactccatccaaactaactccttccctatcgccagtttggccttcactgaacttgcaatgcatgtattctgtcttcgttctacttaacttaaagccctttgactttagagtacttctccaaagctctaactttctattgactccttctcgcgtctcatctatcagaacaatatcatccgcaaacatcatgcactaaggaatactcttttgtatatgtttcgtcaattcatctaaaactaatgtaaaaaggtaagggcttatagctgatccttggtgtaatccaattgagatcggaaaatctcttgtgtcccctcccactgtgcgcacaatagtacttgctccttcatacatatctttcaacacttgtatgtaccaaatagataccctcttttgttctaacacactccataggacatctcttggaacactatcataagccttctccaaatcaataaaaaccatgtgtagatctttcttcacatctctatatttctccatcaagcttctaatgagaaagatagcttccatagttgaacgactgggcatgaagccaaagtgattgagagagatagaagtatcacgacgtagtcgatgctccacaactctctcccacaacttcatagtatggctcataagtttaatttccctatagttcgagcaactctgtatgtctcccttatttttaaaaataggtactaaaatactcctcctccattcatcaggcattttctttgagtttaaaatcttattaaataatttagttaaccatgccactcccatatctcccaaacacttccacactttaattggtattccatcgggtccataggctttacccactttcattctcttaagtgcttcctttacttctaaagatctaatccttctagtataattcacattcttttctatcgttctatagtctatattcacgctattaccattttgactattattaaagagatcattaaaataatttctccatctttctttaatgtcctcatctttcaccaacacttttccttctttatccttaatgcacctaacttgattgagattttgacatttcctttctctcctccttgctaatctataaatatctttctccccttctttagtttcaagtttctcatataacttttcaaaggcctgtgctcttgcttgactaactgccttttttgcctctttctttgctatcttgtactgttcatatgcctcattattatcacatttaggtaatttcttatatcattctctttttctcttcattgccttttgtacttcctcattccaccaccatctctcttttgagggtggtccatgtcctttagactctccaagtacttttctagctacttctctaatttttgatgccatctgtatccacatatcattggcctccatattcagcttccaagcttcagactcgagaagctcatttttgaacttcacttgctttactcctttgaactcccaccactttgttcgagctacactatttcttctgaccttacttgaattgttcctaaacttgacatccaagaccactaaccgatgttgacttgttaaagcctctcctggaatgaccttgcaatccttgtatagagctctatttgtcttcctggttaagaaaaagtcgatttggcttctatgttgcccacttttgaaagtcactaaatgtgactctctttttataaagtaggtatttgctagtattaggtcgtatgccatagcaaaatccaggatgctttttccctcctcatttcgactgccaaaaccaaaacctccatgaacattctcatagctttgcctatcacttcctacatgtccattcaaatctccaccaatgaaaatattctcttcatttggtatgctttgcattaaatcatccatatcttcccaaaacctttgtttactctcactatctagtcctatttgtgaggcataagcactaactacatttattgtttttccttctagtactagctttactagtataattctatctcctactcttttcacagctattacagcgtctttcaatgtcctgtctatgattatgcccactccgttcttatttctctcctttccggtaaaccacagtttgtaccctgaattatccacttctttgcttttctctcctacccatttagtctcctgaatgcaagcaatattcacccttctcctttctaaggtatccacaagctccattaattttcctgtaagtgatccaacattccaagtaccaaccctgatcctcctcctatcatgttccttcctaattggtctctttttatgatatattctattgttttctatatctatcttgtgttctgttccactatctgttctactgtctatcctatggactaacttctttacccacacccgtccatgatgtgggaactcttgctcacttaacaccacacccgggcgccggcatggcgcgtcactTTCGGTGAacaccctacacccttgcatatttctcactacactcgggctccgatgtagcgcgtcgttagtagaggacgccccaacgtttatatcatttgaatccatatcataagatgtgacaaaatttttacgctggttgtcacctacctacCGCaatcctcctcctttatccgggcttgggaccggctaagcgcaaactactcagGCGGAGTTAATGGAGGAATAAACAATGCTACCAAactcttttaataaaaaaatgttatCAGAACACTTCCATTTGGCAGTTTCTTCTCGTTGGTTATTTCAATAACGTAGAATTCTAAAAAAGGTGGGATCAAGAAGGGTTGGAGTTCTCTTCTGGGCTCTTGCTGGGAGGCATCTTCCTCCCTTTCCTTGTCATTTATATGTCATGGATTTATAATGaattcttttgaatttagctaatTTGTAAGGGATGAAGGACTCGAATCCAAGTTCAATTTAATCATATACTCCCAAAATTGAAGAGTGGACAAAACCCCACTTGGATGGATGTTTGTTAATGTATGGAATTCATATTGAGAACTGTTGCTGACTGAGAAAAAAGACATGAAGAAGAAGGAAAGCGAGCATGGACGCAGCAGGGAAAAATATGACGAGCTTATGGGAATTAGATTCTTGTAGGACTCGCAAAGGACAAAGTTGCTAGTCAAAATCTTTGAAGGAGGGTCCAAACTCCTTTTATCATCCGATAATTCGACCAAATCAAGATGAAATTTTTACTTGATAAACTGATATATGCTTTATCATAATCATTTATTAAGTAAAATCCACATGAATTTCATTATAatcaattattataataaaattatgatgGAGCCGGTTAAGGTCAAGGGGACATTGGAACTCTCctgaaattttcaaaaaaatcaGGAATTTATTACTAATTTAATACTTGTCTCGGAGAGTTAAATACTCTAATCTAGTCTGCAGTAGCTTTCTTTTGTTAATTCTAATTTGTTAGTAATTTACAGCTTGTTGACCTATCCATTTGTTAGAGAAGGCTTGGTGAAGAAAACTCTTGCACAGAAGGGTGGCTACTACGATTTCATTACGGGAAGTTTTGAGCTTTGGGGGCCTCAGTTCGGCCTGTCTCCCCCTTTATCTGTATGAAAAAATAAACCATTTTCTGTGTGACCCTATTGAGAGAAGTCTTCAGCGCGTATCAAGTCAAGATCACCCATGGCCAGTTCTACTATGAGGCATGagctcagagtttctcctttcttAAAGGCTAATAGAAATCAGCTTCCAACTACTCTAGTTTCAATTCccaaataacaaatttaaatCTTATAAGAATACTCTTCATTACTTGCATAATGTTGAATCAAAGATTGCTTCACATAATATTTTAGAAATGAGAAGACAAGGCCTGGGCTAACACATACATTTTCGGCCAGAGATGGAGCCCAACAGGTGAAATAAGCCTGTCGGCCCTATTTCTCCAGTAAGCAACTTAGAATCTGCTGTGGAAACTGTTTTGCTCAGGAAAAAGAAAGGATTcttagatgatgatgatgatgatgataataaaTTTCTGctttcattcttttccacttaataataataataaatttcaactttcattcttttccacttccttTAACATTGTAGATCATAACACGCAATCTAATTTTATGATTTCCATTTCCTTCAACATTGGTGAAAGCATTTCCTCGTCTCTTTAATCCcaacaatttaattatatatatatatatatatatatatatatatatatatatatataattgctgAGTATTTTTAACAGTTTCTATGGCGGCGTGCAAACAAGGTATTCGACATTGCTTTCAGAAGCTGGTacgtgattttattttatttttttcaagagtCGAACCAGAGAGTTTTGCTTAAAAAAAATGATGTCTcttgttttatttgtttttctaTACTAATACTAAAACCTTTCCTGATCCTCTTACAATCTTCTTGTTCGAGTATAGCTGCGAATTTTCTCCTCAATGCCCTGTTGCTCCAAGCCCAAGACTAGCTCTTCTTCAACACCTAACACTATGGATCAAATGGACGAACGTGGTTTGAGCCATAATAACGTTGCTCTAGGCCTCTCAAAGAGCCTGCTCTTATCCCAAACTGAAACCTCCAATGTGGTCTTTTCGCCGATGTTGATCGAGTTGTTGCTTAACTTGATCGCTGCCGGTTCCAAGGGAACAACCTTGGAACAGCTGCTTTTGCTTCTTAAATCCGAAACAACCAAAGAGCTCTGCACCTTTTCCAATAAGCTTATCTCCACTGTTTTTGCCGATGCGAGTGCCGAAGGTGGACCTCGTTTGTTATTTGCTAATGGCGTTTGGATTGACAAGTCTCTTAATCTCAAGTCCTCTTTCAAAGAGATTGTTGATAATGTCTTCAAGGCTACTTCTACTCAAGTCGATTTCCAAACCCAGGTGACTGTTTTATAGATAGAGTCGAATCCATTATCATTAAGACAAAGTTTATTAATGTTTATTGTTGTGTTAAAGGCTGATGCAGTGACCAGTGAAGTGAACGCTTGGGCTGAAAAGGAAATGAATGGCATTATCAAAGAAATTCTTGCTTCTGGGTCTGTTGACAATACAACCAGGCTCATCTTGACAAATGCACTGTACTTCAAAGGAGATTGGAAAGAAAAATTTGATGCATCGGCTACAAGAGACTATGATTTCCACCTTTTGAATGGGAGCACAGTTTCTGTGCCTTTTATGACAAGCTTTAAGAAGCATTTTATCCATGCTTTTGAGGGTTTTAAAGTCCTAGGGCTTCCTCATAAACAAGGCGAAGACAAACGCCAATTCTCCATGTACATATTCCTTCCAAATGAAAAACAAGGGCTCCCGGCTTTGGTAGATAAGGCAACTTCTGAACATGGGTTCTTTGATCGCCATCTTCCTCAGCAAAAGGTGGAAGTGGGTGACTTGAAGATCCCAAAGTTCAAGATTTCTTTTGGGTTTGAAGCTTCGGAAGCTCTGAAGCGACAAGGTTTTGTGCTGCCTTTCTCTAGTCAAGCAGATTTGTCAGAGATGGTGGACTCCTCTGTGGGGGGCAACTTACTTGTCTCAAGCATATTCCATAAATCCATGTTGGAAGTAAATGAAGAAGGGTCAGAAGCTGCAGCTGCTTCTGCTGCTGATATGACAATGAAGAGAGGTGATACAACAATGATGGACTTTGCAGCTGATCATCCATTCTTATTTCTAGTCAGGGAAGACAAGAGTGGAGTGATCCTTTTCATTGGACAAATGCTCTATCCCCTTCCATTTTGAGGAATTGTTTATGCGCTGTCCTTATGTTCTATCCATGTTACTTTTCTCCCCATTTGAAACATGTAtggtatttttttttcaaattttattctATGCTCACTATTTGATTTGTAATTGTAGCATCAAGCTTGGTTCTTTTgttcaaaataaatatatattgagattttattatttattatcattatttattggaatatatttatatattaaaattgaaaaattaattctCTTAAATGGACACTTATGATAAGCTCCTACGTTATGGATTCATCAATTACTCATGAaatcatatttaaaattataaaatatcaaaTTTGAGACGTGACAAGAGTTGATTATAAACCTCCctccctaatttattaatttaatgggTTGTTTGAGCTCTAAAATTCATCATCAATAGGCTATTAAATTCTTAAGTCTTATTTATTTCAAACCCTCTAATTCTTAAAAAGTTTAGTTTTTAAAATGCACataattattttcatataaataagTTACTTCCCTTCAATTAAAAGAAGTTATTTCAATTACTTTATGAAAACTTGGATTAAAATGCTAATTAAATAAGTTAAATACCCAACCAAACAAGTCCTTAGAATTCAGACAAAAGTTTATTAAAGCAACTTGGCTGGCAAAGCCCAAGTCAGCGAGTCACTTTCCACGCAAACGCTCACACGGGATTGCCACGGAGCGCATTAATTGAATATTAAATACGTCGTCGTTTCAAAAAGCACCACATTCCTGTTAAACATCAGTTCTTTTCTTCGACATTAAGCAGACTGCACTCTGTTGACGCGCCCTTCTTGCAACTCGCAATACCACAAACAGTCAAGCACAAAGATGGACATCCGTGAATCAATCGGGAACCAGAACGCTGTCGCTTTGGGCTTCTCCAAGCATGTGCTCTTAACCGAAGCCAAAACCTCTAATTCAGTCTTGTCGCCGCTGTCGATCCAGGTGGTACTCGGCCTTATTGCTGCTGGCTCTAAGGGTTCTACACTCGATCAATTGCTCTCTTTCCTGAAGTCCAAGTCCAATAATCAGTTCAGTTCTTTCTCCTCCGATCTAGTTTCTGTGGTTTTTGCGGACGGAAGTGCCGCCGGTGGGCCACGCTTGTCGTTTGCCAATGGTGTTTGGGTGGACAGTTCTCTCTCTCTTAAGCCCTCTTTCAAACAGGTTGTGGACAATGTGTACAAGGCTGCTTCTAATCAAGTTGATTTCCAAACCAAGGTATAGTTTCCGCTACTCAATGGTTATCTATTTATTTGTATTGATTGCTTTTCTACTTCAATAGCAGTATATGCTTATCTATGGAATATCTATCTCCATACGTGACTAGGATTTGCTTGTGCTTTACCTAAATCTGTTATGTGCATGACTGGATTGCAAAAATGGTGATTTGGACCTCGAGAGCTAATCTTGCAAGTCATTTAAGCTAACATTTTATTTGGTTTCTGTGTCTATTTGTATCAAGAATGTTAAGGTCCAATCCTAAGTAAAGCTTTTATCTAATCCATACTATTCAACAGGATATGTACACGATTTTTTGTAGGCAAAAAGACCTAAAGGGCGATGTTTTTGAATTCGTTTTGTGTCTCATATATGTTGgggtctctctctctttttctctttaatTTCCTGGTTTGTCTAAGATCTTTTGGCAAATTGGTTTTCCGCGAGCGAgtgtacaactcaactcaactaagtttttatcttaaaaatttatttgtgaaCGGCTACATGAATTCTCTCTAAATTCTCTCTCCCCagactctaaacgattttgggttaaattttcGGAGATTTATAATGCTTTTAGTACTACTCTTTTCCAAATCAGTTTAGGTttactctttcttttctttctatcatatacgcttcacatgatcaagccacctcaatctccattctcacctcaatctccattctctCCTCAATCTCCATTCTTTCAACTTATTTTCAATTGGCACAACTCCTATCTAttctctaatactctcgttacggactttatccagtctagtatagccattcatccaccttaatattcttATTTCCGTAACtctcatcttagacacatacggctTCTTCATTACCCAATACTCACAACCATATAACATGGACGGGAgtatgactgtacggtaaaattttcctttcaactttttggaaatcttgtgatcacataaaatTATCGTGGCACGTCTCTACTCaactatcc harbors:
- the LOC110637110 gene encoding serpin-ZX-like; amino-acid sequence: MDQMDERGLSHNNVALGLSKSLLLSQTETSNVVFSPMLIELLLNLIAAGSKGTTLEQLLLLLKSETTKELCTFSNKLISTVFADASAEGGPRLLFANGVWIDKSLNLKSSFKEIVDNVFKATSTQVDFQTQADAVTSEVNAWAEKEMNGIIKEILASGSVDNTTRLILTNALYFKGDWKEKFDASATRDYDFHLLNGSTVSVPFMTSFKKHFIHAFEGFKVLGLPHKQGEDKRQFSMYIFLPNEKQGLPALVDKATSEHGFFDRHLPQQKVEVGDLKIPKFKISFGFEASEALKRQGFVLPFSSQADLSEMVDSSVGGNLLVSSIFHKSMLEVNEEGSEAAAASAADMTMKRGDTTMMDFAADHPFLFLVREDKSGVILFIGQMLYPLPF